TACGCCTTCTGCTTAGCGAGCCGCGCTGATCAGTGCCGGCGGATGAGAAATCCGCTCGGAATCGGCGCGGCGTCCCCTCCTGTGCGAGGGGTTTTTTCATTTCGCCGCGCTGACGGAATCGGGGCGCGGTGGCGGCAGCGACGCAGAGACGATCGATGGAGCTTCAGAGGATCATGACCGAGACGAATTCGGCTGCCGAGACGGCGGCCCCGCATCGTTATACGGCGGCCATGGCGGCCGACATCGAGGCACGCTGGCAGGACTTCTGGGACGCCGACGGCACTTACGCGGCGCCGAACCCGAGCGGCGATCTGGCGGGCGACCCGGAGCTGGCCGCCCGGCCCAAGAAGTTCATCATGGACATGTTCCCGTACCCGTCCGGTGCCGGCCTGCACGTCGGCCACCCGCTGGGGTACATCGCCACCGACGTGTACGCCCGGTACCAGCGCATGACCGGCCACAACGTCCTGCACACCCTGGGCTTCGACGCCTTCGGGCTGCCCGCCGAGCAGTACGCCGTGCAGACCGGCACGCACCCGCGGGTGTCGACCGAGGCGAACATGGAGAACATGAAGGCCCAGCTGCGCCGGCTGGGCCTGGGCCACGACAAGCGCCGGTCGTTCGCCACGATCGACCCGGACTACTACAAGTGGACCCAGTGGATCTTCCTGCAGATCTTCAACTCCTGGTACGACGAGGAGGCGAGGAAGGCCCGCCCGATCGCCGAGCTGGTCGCCCAGTTCGAGAGCGGTGAGCGCGCCGTACCGGGCACCACGCGCGCGTGGGGCGAGCTGACCGCGCCCGAGCGGGCCGACGTGCTGAGCCAGTACCGCCTGGCGTACGCCTCCGACGCGCCGGTCAACTGGTGCCCCGGTCTGGGCACCGTCCTGGCCAATGAAGAGGTGACCGCCGACGGCCGCTCCGAGCGCGGCAACTTCCCGGTCTTCAAGGCGAAGCTGCGCCAGTGGAACATGCGCATCACGGCCTACGCGGACCGCCTGCTGGAGGACCTGGACGCGCTGGACTGGCCCGAGGCCATCAAGCTGCAGCAGCGCAACTGGATCGGCCGTTCCGAGGGCGCCCGCGTGGACTTCCCCGTCGGCGACGACGCGATCACCGTCTTCACCACCCGCCCGGACACGCTGTTCGGCGCCACGTACATGGTGCTGGCCCCGGAGCACGACCTGGTCGACAAGATCGTCCCGGACGCGTGGCCGGCCGGTACGCCCGCGCTGTGGACGGGCGGGCACGCCACCCCGGCGCTGGCCGTCGACGCCTACCGCAAGCAGGCCGCCACCAAGTCCGACGTGGAGCGGCAGGCCGACGCCAAGGAGAAGACCGGCGTCTTCACCGGCGCCCACGCCGTCAACCCGGTCAGCGGCGAACGCGTCCCGGTCTTCATCGCCGACTACGTGCTGATGGGCTACGGCACGGGCGCCATCATGGCCGTCCCGGCCCACGACAACCGCGACTTCGCCTTCGCCCGCGCCTTCGACCTGCCCATGCGCTGTGTCGTCGAGCCGAGCGACGACCGCGGCACGGACCCGGCCGCCTGGGACGACGCGTTCGACTCGTACGACGCCAAGATCATCGCGTCGGCCAACGACGACGTGTCCCTGGACGGGCTGGGCGTCGTCGAGGCCAAGGCGGAGATCACCCGCTGGCTGGAGTCCCGCGGCATCGGCGAGGGTACCGTCAACTTCCGCCTGCGCGATTGGCTGTTCAGCCGCCAGCGGTACTGGGGCGAGCCCTTCCCGATCGTCTACGACGAGGACGGCGTCGCCCACCCGCTGCCCGAGTCGATGCTGCCGCTGGAGCTGCCGGAGGTGGACGACTACGCGCCGCGCACGTTCGACCCGGACGACGCCGACACGCAGCCCGAGACCCCGCTGTCCCGCAACGAGGACTGGGTGAACGTCACCCTGGACCTGGGCGACGGCCCCAAGCGGTACCGCCGCGAGACCAACACCATGCCCAACTGGGCCGGTTCCTGCTGGTACGAGCTGCGCTACCTGGACCCGTACAACAGCGAGCGGCTGGTCGACCCGGAGATCGAGCAGTACTGGATGGGCCCGCGCGACGGCATGCCGCACGGCGGTGTCGACCTGTACGTGGGCGGCGCCGAACACGCCGTGCTGCACCTGCTGTACGCCCGGTTCTGGTCGAAGGTCCTGTACGACCTGGGCCACGTCTCGTCCGCCGAGCCGTTCCACCGGCTGTTCAACCAGGGCATGATCCAGGCGTACGTGTACCGCGACGCGCGCGGCATCGCCGTCCCGGCCGCCGAGGTCGAGGAGCGCGACGGCGCGTTCTGGTACCAGGGCGAGAAGGTCAGCCGCGTCCTGGGCAAGATGGGCAAGTCCCTGAAGAACGCCGTCACCCCGGACGAGATCTGCGCCGAGTACGGCGCCGACACGCTGCGCCTGTACGAGATGGCCATGGGCCCCCTGGACGTGTCCCGCCCCTGGGACACGCGCGCGGTGGTGGGCCAGTACCGGCTGCTGCAGCGGCTGTGGCGCAACATCGTGGACGAGTCGACCGGCGAGGTCACGGTCGTGGACGCCGAGCCGGACGAGGACACCCTGCGTGCCCTGCACAAGGCCGTCGACGGCGTCTCCCAGGACATGGCCGCGATGCGCTTCAACACGGCCATCGCCAAGATCACCGAGCTGAACAACCACCTGACCAAGACCGGTGGCGCGGTGTCCCAGTCGGTCGCCGAGCGGCTGGTGCTGCTGGTCGCGCCGCTGGCCCCGCACATCGCCGAGGAGCTGTGGCGCAAGCTGGGCCACAGCGACTCCGTCGTCCACCAGGACTTCCCGGTCGCCGACCCGGCGTACGTCGTGGACGAGACCGTGACCTGCGTCGTGCAGATCAAGGGCAAGGTCAAGGCGCGGCTGGAGGTCTCCCCGTCCATCACGGACGCGGAGCTGGAGGCGCTGGCCCTGGCGGAGCCGGCGGTCGTCGCGGCTCTGGGCGGCGCGGACATCCGCAAGGTCATCGCCCGCGCGCCGAGGCTGGTGAACATCGTCCCGGCGTGACCGGCCACCGGGTGACGTCATGTGATGTCGTCCCGGATTCGTCCCCTAGGGGCAGGTTGGGGGTTCATCGGAACCCTCAACCTGCCCCTGGGCGTTTACCGTGGAGAGAACACACGACGACGAGGGGACTCCATGACAGCCGCGATCGTGATCCTGGCGCTGCTACTCGTCGCCTTCGTCGCGCTCGGCGTGTACGTCGGCGTCAAGGCGGTCAAGGCTGCCAAGCGCGGTGTCGACCGCACCCTCACCCAGGCCCGGCGCACGGTCGAGGACACGACGCTCCGCGCCAAGACCTACGGCCAGGGCGGAGTCGCCGGTGAGCTGGCACAGCTGCGGCTCTCCCTGCGCACCTCCATGCGGGCCACCCAGGAGGCGCTGGAGGCCGGCGCTCCGGAGGACGCCTCGCTCCAGGAGTCGCTGGAGCTGTTCCGGCGGCTCAGCGCCCATGGGCACGAGCTGGACGAGGAGCTGAAGCGGCTGGAGCGCGACCCCGACAAGACCACGGTCGCGGGGCGGCTGGACGACCTGCGGGAGCGCACACGGCGGATCACGGAATCCGCCGACTCGCTGCGCTGGGCGGCCCGCGACCGGGCGCAGCGGTTCGCGCAGGACGACCTCGACGTGCTCAGCGCACAGATCGACATGGAGGCCGGTGCGCTGCGCCACTGGTCGGAGACGGCCGGCCCCGAGTCGGCGGACCGCGGCGAGCGCCAGGCCGCGGCACCCGAGCAGGACCGCCCGGCGGCCGAGTCGACCGCTTCGCCCGGCCGCGACCGTACGCAGGTGTCGTGGCCCGAGCCGCCCACCGGGCCCACGCCCACCCAGCTCTGGCCCGCCGAGGCGGAGGCGGCCGAGGACGAGAGCGCCGCGACGGACACCCGACGCGGCTCCGGCAGCGCCCCGGCCGACGGCGCCCGCCCGGCCATCACCGCCCGCGACCCGCGCCTCGGCACCGGCTACCCGTGGCAGAAGTCGGCACGGCCCGAGACCACCAACTGACGGGCCGGGTGGGCGCGCGGGCGCTCGCGGTGAACGGGACGCGTGTCGGCTGGGGAGAGGTGTGCGGGGTCGTGCGCTGACCGGAGCGGTGCCGGGACGAGTGCTGCGCTGAGTCTGTGTGCTGACCTGCTGGCCGGGGAGATGCGCTGGGCCGGGCGCGGGTAGGGCGCATCGTGCCCGGTGGGCGCGGCCCGGATCCGGTGCTGACCGTCCTGCCCCGGTGTGCGGACGGTGGGCCCCTGCCGTGTTGACCAGCGGTGAACGGGCCCGGGCTGCCTTCGGGTGCCGCCTGCGGGTAACCTCCCGGTCATGTCCCGCCATGTCGCGATCGTCACCGATTCCACGGCCTACCTGCCGCCGCAGACGATGGAGCGGCACGGTATCAGCGCGGTACCGCTGACGGTCGTCCTCGGAGACCAGGCTCTGGAAGAGGGCACCGAGATCTCGGCCCGCTCCCTCGCCCAGGCCCTTCAGAAGCGCCGCTCGGTCACCACGTCCCGGCCCAGCCCGGAGATGTTCGCCGCGCGCTACCGCGAGATCGCGGAGGGCGGTGCCACCGGGATCGTCTCGCTGCACCTGTCGGCGGAGCTGTCCGGAACCTACGAGGCGGCGCTGCTGGCGGCGCGCGAGGCGCCCGTGCCGGTGCGGGTCGTGGACACGGGCATGATCGCCATGGCGCTGGGGTTCTGCGCCGTCGCCGCCGCCGAGGCCGCAGAGGCAGGCTGCGGCCTGGACGAGGTGGTGGCGGCGGCCGAGAAACGTGCCTCCGGCACCTCCGCGTACTTCTACGTGGACACCCTCGACTACCTCCGGCGCGGTGGGCGCATCGGCGCGGCCCGGGCCCTCCTCGGCTCGGCACTGGCGGTCAAGCCCCTGCTGGAGCTGAGCGGCGGGCGTATCGAGCCGAGGGAGAAGGTGCGCACCGCGTCGAAGGCCATCGCCCGGCTCGAGGAGATCGCAGTCGAGCGGGCGGGCAGGGCGCCCGTCGATATCGCCGTGCACCACCTTGCCGCCGCAGAGCGGGCGGACACGCTGGCCGAGCATCTGCGCGACCGGGTCCCGGGCCTG
This genomic window from Streptomyces thermolilacinus SPC6 contains:
- the leuS gene encoding leucine--tRNA ligase, with translation MTETNSAAETAAPHRYTAAMAADIEARWQDFWDADGTYAAPNPSGDLAGDPELAARPKKFIMDMFPYPSGAGLHVGHPLGYIATDVYARYQRMTGHNVLHTLGFDAFGLPAEQYAVQTGTHPRVSTEANMENMKAQLRRLGLGHDKRRSFATIDPDYYKWTQWIFLQIFNSWYDEEARKARPIAELVAQFESGERAVPGTTRAWGELTAPERADVLSQYRLAYASDAPVNWCPGLGTVLANEEVTADGRSERGNFPVFKAKLRQWNMRITAYADRLLEDLDALDWPEAIKLQQRNWIGRSEGARVDFPVGDDAITVFTTRPDTLFGATYMVLAPEHDLVDKIVPDAWPAGTPALWTGGHATPALAVDAYRKQAATKSDVERQADAKEKTGVFTGAHAVNPVSGERVPVFIADYVLMGYGTGAIMAVPAHDNRDFAFARAFDLPMRCVVEPSDDRGTDPAAWDDAFDSYDAKIIASANDDVSLDGLGVVEAKAEITRWLESRGIGEGTVNFRLRDWLFSRQRYWGEPFPIVYDEDGVAHPLPESMLPLELPEVDDYAPRTFDPDDADTQPETPLSRNEDWVNVTLDLGDGPKRYRRETNTMPNWAGSCWYELRYLDPYNSERLVDPEIEQYWMGPRDGMPHGGVDLYVGGAEHAVLHLLYARFWSKVLYDLGHVSSAEPFHRLFNQGMIQAYVYRDARGIAVPAAEVEERDGAFWYQGEKVSRVLGKMGKSLKNAVTPDEICAEYGADTLRLYEMAMGPLDVSRPWDTRAVVGQYRLLQRLWRNIVDESTGEVTVVDAEPDEDTLRALHKAVDGVSQDMAAMRFNTAIAKITELNNHLTKTGGAVSQSVAERLVLLVAPLAPHIAEELWRKLGHSDSVVHQDFPVADPAYVVDETVTCVVQIKGKVKARLEVSPSITDAELEALALAEPAVVAALGGADIRKVIARAPRLVNIVPA
- a CDS encoding DegV family protein, which encodes MSRHVAIVTDSTAYLPPQTMERHGISAVPLTVVLGDQALEEGTEISARSLAQALQKRRSVTTSRPSPEMFAARYREIAEGGATGIVSLHLSAELSGTYEAALLAAREAPVPVRVVDTGMIAMALGFCAVAAAEAAEAGCGLDEVVAAAEKRASGTSAYFYVDTLDYLRRGGRIGAARALLGSALAVKPLLELSGGRIEPREKVRTASKAIARLEEIAVERAGRAPVDIAVHHLAAAERADTLAEHLRDRVPGLAELHVSEVGAVIGAHTGPGLLGVVVSQR